In Actinomycetes bacterium, the DNA window AGGAGGTTTCCCTGTCAAGGGCACCACCGTGCCGCGACAACCCGGGTCAGCCGCAACCGGTAGAGGCACCCGTACAGCATGGGCAAGAACGCCTGCTCGGCACGCTCGTAGCCTGCCACGCCCGTGCCTAACCACCCGGCGCGGGCGTGCCCGGCAGACCACCACCGCGACCTGGTCCCCCTCAAGGGGGGGCTGTTGCATCTGGGCCAAGGACGTCGCTGGCGAGTAGCAAAGTGGAGTCCGCCTCCCACCCAGAGGTCGTGATAACCACCCAAAACGACCAATCTTGAGTATCGTCGGCGACATTCCGGACAGTAGCGTCGCGTCTTGTGGTGTCACTGGCTGGTGAGGGTTGCCGGTAGGTCGGCCACCGCGGGCTTTGAGAATCGTCGGTGCTTTGGTTCCAACGAGAGGAGCACCGCGATGACCGACGTGGCAGGATGAGCGTGGGCGAGTTGGTCGGCAAGGTGCTGGCCGACGAGCACGCCGACGTGTTGCGGCAGGCCGTGTGCTGGTTGGCCGAGCAGCTGATGGAGGCCGAGGTCTCCCAGCGCGCCGGCGCCGGCTACGGCCAGCGCCATCCCGACCGGGTGGCGCGCCGCAATGCTACCGGGAGCGGGCCTGGGACACCCGGGTCGGCTCGATCGAGCTGGCCATCCCAGGCTGGGCTCCGGGTCGTACTTCCCGAGCTTGCTGGAGCCGCGCCGGCGCAGCGAGCAGGCGCTGGTCGCGGTCGTCCAGGAGGCCTACGTCAACGGGGTGTCGACCCGCAAGGTCGACCGGCTGGTGGAGGCCCTCGGGCTGGCCGGAATCGGCAAGGACCAGGTGTCTAGGTTGTGCGGTGGGCTGGACGAGCAGGTCACCGCGTTCCGGGAGCGGCCCTTGGACGGCGCCTATCCGTACCTGTGGCTGGACGCCAAGGTCGAGAAGGTGCGGGCCGGCGGGCGGGTCGAGCACCGAGCGCTGGTGGTCGCCTACGGCGTGGACCATGGCGGCCAACGCGAGGTCATCGGCGTGGATGTGGTGCTGCCGAGACCCAGGCGTTCTGGCGGGAGTTCCTGCGTTCGCTGGTCCGCCGCGGCCTTGCCGGGGTGCAGCTGGTGGTCTCCGACGCCCACGAGGGCCTCAAACAGGCGATCGCCCAGGTGCTGGGTGCGCCGTGGCAGCGCTGCACCGTCCATTTCCTGCGCGACGCCCTCGGACACTGCCCCAAGGATCTGCAGCAGCTGGTCGGCGCCGCGATCCGACCGATCTTCCGCGCCGGCAACCTCGAGGAGGCCCAGCGGCTGCTGGGCAAGACCGTCGCCCATCTGGAGGGCCGGGTGCCGAAGGTCGCCCGGCTGCTGCTGGAGGCCGAGCCCGACCTGCTGGCCTTCTACGCCTTCCCGGCCGCCCACCACTCCAAGCTGCGCAGCACGGATGAAAGTTTCAAGGCCTGTGTGGCATTGTCGGCCGGCTGGGACGGGGTTAGCCTCCTGGTCGGGCGTGGTCGACCCCGGAGCCAAGAGCAGGGTCGTGGGGCTGGAAGCCCTGCCGCGCAGCTTGCCCCTTGAGGGCCCAAACGTCGCGGCCCAGTGGTGGCGGCCACGCCCCTTGCTATCAGGTCGTCATCGGGGCTTGGTCGCTGGCCGCTTGGGTTGCCAGCCGGCGACGAGCTGGCGGTAGGCGACCTCGGCCTGCTCGGTGAGCGCCCGCTCGCGCCGGCGGACCTCCTTGAGGGAATAGGCGGCCGCGGTGCCCTTGCGTCCGCGCCGGGGCGGCATGCCGGCGCGCAGCTCCAGCGCCCGGAGCTTCTTGTCGGTGAGCGAGGGTCGCTGGAAGGCATAGTCCTGCTCGCCGACCACCAGGTGCCAGCACAGTGTGGCGAGCTTGCGGGCGGTGGCCACCACGGCGACCTGCATGCCGCGCCGGGCGCGGACGCGTTCGTAGAAGGCGCGCAGCGGCCCGGGGGTCTTGGCCGCGGCCCAGGCGGCCTCCACCAGCATGCCGCGGGCGTGGGCGCGGCCTTGCTTGGTGATCCGGCCGTGCTGGGCTGGTTGGCCGCCGGACTGGCGCACGCGCGGGTTGAGACCCAGATAGCTCACCAGCCGCTGCGGGGAGGAGAACCGCTGAAAGTCGCCGACCGCGGCCACGATCGCCAGCGCTACGGTGGCGTCCACGCCCGGGATGGTCAGCAGCCGGCGGACCTCGGCGCGTTCCAGCGCCACCCGGCCGAGCTCGGCGTCGACGATCCGCAGCTCTTGGCCGTGGAAGTCGAGCTGGCGCAGCAGCGCCCCGACTGCCTGGTGCTCGTCTTGGGGCAGGTCCTGGGTGGCCAGCCACGCGCGGCCCTTGTTACCGAACAGGTCGGCGGCCGGGCAGCGCGGGATGAGGTTGCGGTGCAGGATCGACTGCACCTGATTCTTCAGCCGGGTCCGCTGCCGCACGATATGCGCGCGGCGGGTGACCTGACGGCGTAGCGCGTGCATTTGGTCGTCGGGCAGCCACACCGAGGGCAGGTAATTGGCCGCCAGCAGCCCCGCCAACACCGCCGCGTCGACCTTGTCGGTCTTGACCTTGGCCTCGGCGATCGCCCGAGTCTTCTGCGGGTTGGAGACCACCACCCGGCCGACGTGGCGCTCCAGCAGCCGCGCGATCGCATAGGTATTGCCGGTCGCCTCCAGGGCCACCTCATCGCTGGCGCACAGGCTGTCGGCGAACAGCCGCAGCGCCTCCGGGGTGGTCTGGATCCGGCCCGCCTGCCACACCACGCCGTCCTCCCAGATGGCGACCTGGGCGAACTCGCGGTGGACGTCCAGCCCGATGCATCGTCGCATCCCGCTCCTCCTTCACCTGCAAGGGTTGCTGGCTGGGGAGCACAGGTGGGCCAAACGACACCTACGGATCCGCGCTCGCAGCGCAGCCGGGCGAGTCGCAGGGGCGGCCATGTACTAACTCGGGCTCGCAGCCCATCGAACGATCACCGGCCTGCCCAAACCTGCGTTTGCTCCCGGATGCCCCTGTCCCGGACGGTCGCACCGTACTCCTCAGCTCGCCGGCGACCACCAGCAGCCGATCCGTGGGCGCAGG includes these proteins:
- a CDS encoding transposase, yielding MAGRQGREGAGRRAGRAPSAGGRLRRGPWRPTRGHRRGCGAAETQAFWREFLRSLVRRGLAGVQLVVSDAHEGLKQAIAQVLGAPWQRCTVHFLRDALGHCPKDLQQLVGAAIRPIFRAGNLEEAQRLLGKTVAHLEGRVPKVARLLLEAEPDLLAFYAFPAAHHSKLRSTDESFKACVALSAGWDGVSLLVGRGRPRSQEQGRGAGSPAAQLAP
- a CDS encoding IS110 family transposase — its product is MRRCIGLDVHREFAQVAIWEDGVVWQAGRIQTTPEALRLFADSLCASDEVALEATGNTYAIARLLERHVGRVVVSNPQKTRAIAEAKVKTDKVDAAVLAGLLAANYLPSVWLPDDQMHALRRQVTRRAHIVRQRTRLKNQVQSILHRNLIPRCPAADLFGNKGRAWLATQDLPQDEHQAVGALLRQLDFHGQELRIVDAELGRVALERAEVRRLLTIPGVDATVALAIVAAVGDFQRFSSPQRLVSYLGLNPRVRQSGGQPAQHGRITKQGRAHARGMLVEAAWAAAKTPGPLRAFYERVRARRGMQVAVVATARKLATLCWHLVVGEQDYAFQRPSLTDKKLRALELRAGMPPRRGRKGTAAAYSLKEVRRRERALTEQAEVAYRQLVAGWQPKRPATKPR